The Pongo abelii isolate AG06213 chromosome 23, NHGRI_mPonAbe1-v2.0_pri, whole genome shotgun sequence genome includes a window with the following:
- the APOL3 gene encoding apolipoprotein L3 isoform X1 codes for MDSEKKRFTEEVIEYFRERISPVHLQILLTNNEAWKRFVAVAELPRDEADALYEALKKLRTYAAIEDKDVPQKDKQFREWFLKEFPQVERKIQESIEKLRALANGIEEVHRGCTISNVVSSSTGAASGIMSLAGLVLAPFTAGMSMALTAAGIGLGAASAATGITTSIVEHSYTSSAEAEASRLTATSIDGLKVFKEVMHDITPNLLSFLNNYHEATQTIGNEIRAIRQARAGARLPVTTWQISAGSGGQAERMIAGTTRTVSKGARILSATTSGIFLVLDVVNLVNDAKHLNEGAKSVSAEELRRQAQELEEDLMVLTQIYQHLNS; via the exons AAAAGAAACGCTTTACTGAAGAAGTCATCGAATACTTCCGGGAGAGAATCAGCCCAGTGCATCTGCAAATCCTGCTGACTAACAATGAAGCCTGGAAGAGATTCGTGGCTGTGGCTGAATTGCCCAG GGATGAGGCAGATGCTCTCTATGAAGCTCTGAAGAAGCTTAGAACATATGCGGCTATTGAAGACAAAGATGTGCCGCAAAAAGACAAGCAGTTTAGGGAGTGGTTTTTGAAAGAGTTTCCCCAAGTCGAGAGGAAGATCCAGGAGTCCATAGAAAAGCTTCGTGCCCTTGCAAACGGGATTGAAGAGGTCCACAGAGGCTGCACCATCTCCAATGTGGTGTCCAGCTCCACTGGCGCTGCCTCTGGCATCATGTCCCTCGCTGGCCTTGTTTTGGCACCATTTACAGCAGGGATGAGTATGGCCCTTACTGCAGCTGGGATAGGGCTGGGAGCAGCGTCTGCTGCAACTGGGATCACCACCAGCATTGTGGAGCACTCATACACATCGTCAGCAGAAGCTGAAGCCAGCAGGCTGACTGCAACCAGCATTGACGGATTGAAGGTATTTAAGGAAGTTATGCATGACATCACACCCAACTTGCTTTCCTTTCTTAATAATTATCACGAAGCCACACAAACCATTGGGAATGAAATCCGCGCCATCAGGCAAGCCAGAGCCGGTGCCCGACTCCCTGTGACCACTTGGCAAATCTCAGCTGGAAGTGGTGGTCAGGCGGAGAGAATGATTGCAGGTACCACCCGGACAGTGAGCAAAGGAGCCCGGATCCTGAGTGCGACCACTTCAGGCATCTTCCTTGTACTGGATGTGGTCAACCTTGTAAACGATGCAAAGCACTTGAATGAGGGGGCAAAGTCTGTGTCTGCTGAGGAGCTGAGGCGGCAGgctcaggagctggaggaggaTCTAATGGTGCTCACTCAGATCTATCAGCATCTGAATTCATGA
- the APOL3 gene encoding apolipoprotein L3 isoform X2 has translation MSLAGLVLAPFTAGMSMALTAAGIGLGAASAATGITTSIVEHSYTSSAEAEASRLTATSIDGLKVFKEVMHDITPNLLSFLNNYHEATQTIGNEIRAIRQARAGARLPVTTWQISAGSGGQAERMIAGTTRTVSKGARILSATTSGIFLVLDVVNLVNDAKHLNEGAKSVSAEELRRQAQELEEDLMVLTQIYQHLNS, from the coding sequence ATGTCCCTCGCTGGCCTTGTTTTGGCACCATTTACAGCAGGGATGAGTATGGCCCTTACTGCAGCTGGGATAGGGCTGGGAGCAGCGTCTGCTGCAACTGGGATCACCACCAGCATTGTGGAGCACTCATACACATCGTCAGCAGAAGCTGAAGCCAGCAGGCTGACTGCAACCAGCATTGACGGATTGAAGGTATTTAAGGAAGTTATGCATGACATCACACCCAACTTGCTTTCCTTTCTTAATAATTATCACGAAGCCACACAAACCATTGGGAATGAAATCCGCGCCATCAGGCAAGCCAGAGCCGGTGCCCGACTCCCTGTGACCACTTGGCAAATCTCAGCTGGAAGTGGTGGTCAGGCGGAGAGAATGATTGCAGGTACCACCCGGACAGTGAGCAAAGGAGCCCGGATCCTGAGTGCGACCACTTCAGGCATCTTCCTTGTACTGGATGTGGTCAACCTTGTAAACGATGCAAAGCACTTGAATGAGGGGGCAAAGTCTGTGTCTGCTGAGGAGCTGAGGCGGCAGgctcaggagctggaggaggaTCTAATGGTGCTCACTCAGATCTATCAGCATCTGAATTCATGA